The following DNA comes from Rhodopseudomonas boonkerdii.
GGCGGGGGTGTCTCGGCCTGCGCGACCTGTGACGGCTTCTTTTATCGTGGCAAGGAAGTGGTCGTGGTGGGCGGCGGCAACACCGCCGTGGAAGAAGCGCTGTTCCTGACCAATTTCGCCTCGCAAGTCACCATCGTGCATCGCCGTGACCATTTCCGTGCTGAGCGCATCCTGCAGGAGCGCCTGTTCAAGCATCCTAAGATCAAGGTGGTGTGGGACAGTGCGATCGACGAGATCTGCGGCACCCAGGGTCCGGCCAAGGTGACGCATGTACGTCTGAAGAACGTCAAGACCGGCGTCACCACGGAACTACCTGCCGACGGCGTTTTCATCGCCATCGGCCATGCACCGGCGACCGAGCTGGTGAAGGGTCAACTCAAGCTGAAGCCCTCCGGCTATGTCGAGGTCGCCGCCAATTCCACCGCGACCTCGGTGCCTGGCGTGTTCGCTGCCGGCGATGTCGCCGACGAAACCTATCGCCAAGCCGTCACTGCGGCCGGCATGGGCTGCATGGCGGCGCTGGAAGCCGAGCGTTTCCTCGCTGCACATGCCCACGACCGCGCAGCAGCCGAGTAATTCACAACTGTGCCACGAACCCGCAACGGATCTACGGATATGGATTGGGATAAGCTGAAGGTGTTTCACGCGGCGGCGGAAGCGGGAAGCTTCACGCATGCAGGGGAGCAGCTTGGGCTGTCTCAGTCGGCGGTATCGCGCCAAGTCTCCGCGCTGGAGCAGGAACTAGCGGTCTCGCTGTTCCACCGCCATGCGCGCGGCCTGATCCTGACCGAGCAGGGCGACCTGCTGTTCCGCACCGCCCATGACGTGTTCATGCAGTTGCAGGCGGCCCGCGCCAAGCTCACCGACAGCCGCGAGCGCCCCAGCGGCGACCTCAAGGTCACCACGACCCCAGGGGTCGGCATCAACTGGTTGATTCCTCGTCTGGGCGAATTCACCGCGCTCTATCCTGAAATCCGCATCTCGCTGATCGTCACCGACGAGGAACTCGATCTCTCCATGCGCGAGGCCGATGTCGCGATCCGCACCCGCAAGCCGACCCAGCCCGACCTTATCCAGCGCAAGCTGTTCGCTATGGGGTTCCACGCTTATTGTTCGCCGGAATACATCAAGCATTTCGGTACACCGCGTACCCTCGATGAACTGGATGGACATCGCATCATCATGCTGAGCGATGCGCAGGTGTCTCCGCACCTGCAGAACCGAAGCTGGCTGATCGATGCCGGTCGCAACGGTAACGGGCCGCGCGAGGCCTATTTCAAGGTGAACAATATCCTGGGCCTGATGCGCGCCTGCCAGCAGGGTCTCGGCATCGCAGCGTTGCCGGACTATTTGGTCGAAGAGAACGACCGCTTGGTTCAACTCTTCAGCGAGTCGGATTCGATTCAACTCGACACGTATTTTGTCTATCCGGAAGAGTTGAAAACCGTGGCGCGCGTGCAGGTATTCCGCGACTTCATCGTCAGCAAGGCACAGCGCTGGCCGTCGTAACCCGCTAAATATAGCGCCCGCTTTTTATCAGGGCAGGCATGCCCACGCTGCTGGCATGTCTGACATGACAAGTCATGCGTTGCTGTAGGACGGCTGTGGAGATCATACTCATCAAACGCTGAGGCTCGTGCCGCGCATTTGTCCCCCTCCTCCAGTGGTGCGGGTCTCAGTTATCCCTCTTGGAAGGTGATTGTGTCGGCCTCTCGAAGGCCAATACCTCGAAGCCGGGCTCGAAAGAGACCGGCTTTTTTTTGCTCCGGGCCGATCGATGGCAGGACGGCGTTGAACTTAACGCTACGTCCTGCCTTCATTGCGATCAATCCAGCCTGATCTTCGCCAGTCGCAGCGCGTTCCCGATCACGCTGACCGACGATAGCGCCATTGCAGCGGCGGCGACCATTGGCGACAACAGGAGGCCGAAAACCGGATACAGCAGACCCGCTGCAACCGGCACACCCGCCACATTGTAGATGAAGGCAAATGCGAGGTTCTGCCGGATATTGCTCATCACGGCTTTCGATAGTTCCCGCGCACGCACGAGCCCCATCAGGTCGCCCGCCAGCAATGTCACACCCGCGCTCTCGATTGCGACGTCGGTTCCCGTGCCCATGGCAATGCCGACATCAGCTGCAGCCAGTGCAGGCGCGTCGTTGACGCCATCGCCGACCATCGCAATCCGCAAGCCTTCGTCGCGCAAACGCGTGACAACATCACTCTTGCGTTCCGGCAACACGCCCGCCTCGACCTCGTCGATCTTCAACGTCTTTGCAACGGCTTTCGCCGTTGTCGCATTGTCGCCGGTGAGCATGACGACGCGCAGTCCGTCAGCCCGCAGTTTTTCAAGCGCGCCCTGCGCCGACGGTTTCACTGGATCGGCAATCGCCATGACACCCGCAACGCGGTCATCGACAGCCACGAAGATGGCGGTCGCACCATTCTGCCGCGCCTGCTCGGCAACATCATCGCATGGCGTGGTATCCACCTTCAATTCGCTCATCAGCATGGCATTGCCCAGCGCGACGCGCTTGCCATCGACGACACCCCACGCGCCCTTACCCGATGGCGAAGCGAAGTCGCTGGCATCGCTCAGCAACACATTGCGTTGCTTTGCTTCGTCAACGATAGCCTGCGCCAGCGGATGCTCGCTGGAACGTTCGATGCTTGCAGCAAGCTGCAGAAGGTCACTTTCGCTGAACCCGTCCGCAGGCGTGATGCCGACCAGCTTCGGCTTGCCTTCCGTGAGCGTCCCTGTCTTGTCGATGACGATGGTGTCGATGCGTTCCAGCCGCTCCAAAGCCTGGGCGTCACGCACAAGAATGCCGGCATGGGCGCCGCGGCCGACGCCAACCATGATGGACATTGGCGTTGCGAGACCGAGCGCGCATGGGCACGCGATGATCAGAACGGTAACGGCCGCAACCAATGCAAACGCCAGCCGTGGCTCCGGCCCCAGGGTTGCCCAGGCAATGAATGCGATCACGGCCACCACGAGTACGGCCGGCACGAACCAACCGGCAACTCGATCTGCGAGACGCTGAATCGGCGCGCGCGAGCGTTGCGCCTTGGCAACCATATCGACGATCCGCGAGAGCATCGTATCGCGACCGATCTTGTCTGCCTGCAGCACCAGCCCGCCGCTTTGATTGACGGTGCCACCGATCACACGGGCGCCTTCGACCTTGCTCACCGGCATGGACTCGCCGGTGACCATGGATTCATCGACGGAGGAATGCCCCTCAGTCACGACGCCATCGACCGGAATTTTCTCGCCCGGCCGCACGCGCAGCAGGTCGCCGATGGCAATCGCATCGATCGCGATGTCTTCGTCACCATCCTTGCCGATGCGTCGCGCGGTCTTCGGGGCAAGCCCGAGCAGCGCGCGGATCGCACCCGAGGTCTGGTTGCGCGCACGCAATTCGAGCACCTGCCCCAACAGCACCAGCACCGTGATGACCGCAGCCGCTTCGAAATACACGGCCACCGCACCGTGATGATCGCGGAATGCAGCGGGAAAGACGCCGGGCGTCAAAGTCGCGACGACGCTGTACACCCAGGCCACGCCGGTGCCCATGGCAATCAGCGTGAACATGTTGAGATTGCGCGTCACCACCGAGCGCCAGCCGCGCTCAAAAAAAGGAGCGCCCGCCCACAGCACCACTGGCGTCGCCAGAACGAGCGAGATCCAGTTCGACGTTGTCTGCGATACCAGATGCATCAGACCGAGATGCGCGCCCATTTCCAGCACGAAGACTGGCAATGTCAGCGCCAGCGCGATCCAAAAGCGCCGCGTCATGTCGACAAGCTCAGGATCCGGCTTGTCGTCGAGCGAGATTTGCTCCGGTTCAAGCGCCATGCCGCAGATCGGACAACTGCCAGGTCCCTCCTGGCGGACCTCGGGGTGCATCGGACAAGTATAGATGGTGCCGGCCGGCACAGGCGGGGCAGGCTCTTTCGGCTTCAGGAAGCTCTCTGGATCGGCTTTGAAGCGTTCGCGGCAGCGCGCGCTGCAGAAGAAGTATTCCTGGTCCCGATAGGTCAGGCGATGCTTGGCCGTCGCCGGATCGACACTCATGCCACAGACCGGATCGATCGCTTTGGCCGGCCCGGCCTCATTGTGATGGTGGCCGTGCGAACAGCATCCGCCGTGCTTGTGGCCGGCGTGCGCGTCGTGCCCTGTATGCGTGTGAGTTGTCCCTGACACCGTAACCTCGCCTCTCCAGACATATACCCTACGGGGGTATATGGACCTGTCGCGCGGGCAAATCAAGGCCACCCGTCAAACCGCCTAAGCAGATCGCAATTACGAACGCCGCGACGGCGAAAAACGAACTGGCCGACGGGATGCATCGGCTACTGTGTCGGACAGGCCACCTGTCGACGACGCGAAATCGCAGAGCTGGACGAGAAGAGTGAACCGGGCCGATCAAATGACCGCGGACACCTGTGCGTCGCGACTTTATCAGCACGGTTGACGGGAGGTTACCCGTTTCACTCTTTTTGGTTGCTGATTGAATAAAACACGCGCAAGAGGACAAGCCTTCGGCGTCAAAAACACATCGCTTTACCGCTGGACGGCAACACGCCCCTGGGCGCTCCGATCGGCGAGCCGATAGGTATTTACGTGTCTTTACATACTTACATCTAGCGTCCCGCGCAGTTTCAGTGCTTCCATCTGCGGTACGCATTTCATGCTCACTATTTATAACTGCATCGCCAATGCCCACGATCTTCGTCTCGTCGGGCTTGCGGCCGTCATCTGCGCGATCGCATCGGTCACTGCCGTCACCCTGCTGCGCCACGCGCGAAATGCGGAAGGCGGCATGAGCTATCTCTGGCTCGGCGTATCCGCGATCTCGACCGGATTCGGCATCTGGGCCACGCATTTCGTCGCCATGCTGGCGTTCACCCCCGGCATCCCGAGCGGCTACAATATTGTGCTCACAGCGGTCTCGCTGGTCGCGGCGATCCTGCTCACCGGTACAGGTCTCGCCATCGCGCTCATCCCCAATGTCCGCATCGCTCCTGCCGTTGGCGGCAGCGTCGTTGCCGGCGGCATCGCTGCGATGCATTACACGGGCATGGCCGCCTTCGAAGTGCAGGCCACCATGCATTGGGATGTCGCGCTGGTGATTTCGTCGATCGTCGTCGGCGGTGCGCTCGGCGCTCTCGCGCTGCCGGTCGCCCTGCATAGCGACGGGGCATCGTGGCGCATCGGGGGTGCGCTGTTGCTGACGCTGGCCATCTGCAGCCATCATTTCACTGCAATGAGCGCCGTCACCATCATTCCCGACTCGAGCATAGCGATCTCACCGCTGTCGGTCCCCGCCCCCTGGCTCGCGCTCGGCGTAGCTCTGATCAGTTTCGCCATCATCGGGCTTGCCGTGGGCGGAATCGCGCTCGACATCCGCGACCGCCGCCGCACCGATCTCGAAGCCGATCGCATGCTCGGCCTTGCCAATGCGGCGATCGAAGGTTTGATCGTGTGCGATGGCGACACCATCGTCACGGTCAACAACAGCTTTGCCGCGCTGGCCTGCGCTTCGACGGAAAGTTTTGCCGGCAAGCGTCTCGATGCCTGCTTCCCCGATGACCTGCCGCGCGCAGGCCTGATCTCGCGACCCGATCAACCCGTCGAAGCGAGTCTTCGTGCAGGCCGCGGCCTCCCCGTGCCGGTCGAACTCATCCAGCGGCAGATCGATTTCGCCGGCCGACCGCATCAGGTGATTGCTGTGCGCGATCTCCGTGCACGCAAGGAAGCCGAGCAACATATTCGTTTCCTTGCCCATCACGACGCGCTCACGGGCCTGTCCAATCGCAGCTACTTCAACGATCGCGTCGATGCCGAAATCGCAAACATGCAGCCTGGGCGGAAGCACGCGATACTCTGCCTCGACCTCGACCGTTTCAAGGAAGTCAACGATCTGTTCGGTCATGCGGCCGGCGACAATGTCCTGCAGACTGTCGCAGCGCATGTCGGTAGCCTGCTTGACGACGGCCAGGTGATGGCCCGCCTCGGCGGCGATGAGTTCGCGATCCTGATGCCCAACATCCGGCACAACGCTGCCGCAGAGAAAATGGCGCAGCGGGTGCTCGAAATACTGCGCGAGCGCGACGATGCTTCCGAACTCGGCAGCGTCTCCAGCAGCATCGGCATTGCACTTTATCCTGACGACGCCGACGACCGCGAGTCCGTGCTGGCGCATGCTGACACCGCGCTGTACCGCGCCAAGTCCGACGGCCGCGCCACCTATCGCTTCTACGAGACCGGCATGGGCGATGCTGTGCGTGACCGCCGCATGCTGGAGCACGACCTGCGCGGCGCCGTCGCTGGCGATCAGATGAGCCTCGTCTATCAACCTCAGGAAGGCATGCAGCGCGGCGCGGTGATCGGCTTCGAGGCGCTGCTGCGATGGACCCATCCAACCCGCGGCATGGTATCGCCCGCGATCTTTATTCCGATCGCGGAAGAAACCGGCTCCATTCTCGAAATCGGCGAATGGGTCATGCGCACCGCATGTACGGAAGCCGCGAGATGGAAGCGGCCACTGACCATCGCAGTGAACGTATCGGCCGTGCAAATCTATCACGACAATTTCGTGCCGATGGTCCACCAGATCCTGTTGGAGACGGGTCTTGTGCCATCGCGCCTTGAGCTCGAAATTACAGAAACCGCGCTGATCCGCGATCTCAACCGCGCGCTCTCTGCGCTGCGCCGGATCAAGGCGCTCGGCGTGCGCATCGCCATGGACGACTTTGGAACCGGTTATTCGTCGCTGTCGAACCTGCGCGCCTTTCCGTTCGACAAGATCAAGATCGACGGCTCGTTCATCAAATCGGTTAACAATAACGGTCAGGCGGCGACCATCGTCCGCGCCGTGGTCGGTCTTGGCCGGGGATTGGGGCTGCCGGTGCTGGCGGAAGGTGTCGAGACCGAAGCCGAACTCAAGTTCCTCAACGAGGAGAAATGCGACGAGGTACAGGGCTATCTGCTCGGGAAGCCGGCGAGCATCGATCATTTCGCCCATGTGACCGAAGGCCTGCCGCAGCAGTCACCGATCTCAGTCGACGCCCAGGTCGCCTGATTCCGTCACAAACAAAAAAACGCGCGAGGATATCGCGCGTTTTTTTTTCGAAATTGGAGGAAGCGGAAACGATCAGGCCGCCTGCTTGTGCATCGCTCCGGATGCCGATGCCTGACCGCGAATGGCTTTGATCGAACGCTCGATCGCCGACCACAGCTTGCTGATCTCGCTGGCCGCGCGACCATCCGCCGAATATTCGCGGGCGCCTTCGCCCTGACCGAGTGCGAGCAGCAGATCCGCACGGTTGGTGATCTGCCCGGACCAGACCGGCGCCTTGAATTTGGCGAGGGCTTCGCGGGCGAGCGACACGATACGGCTTTCCGATTCATCGCGACGCGCCGGGGCGCCGTTGATGACCACCGCATAAGGTTTGCGTGCCGAACGGCAGGACTGAATCGTCGCCTGCACGGCATCGACGTCAAACACGCCGGGACGCGCGGGGATGATCACCATGGTTGCATTCTTGATGGCGTCATCGACGACAGCCGACGTATTCGGCGGTGTGTCGATAAACACCC
Coding sequences within:
- a CDS encoding bifunctional diguanylate cyclase/phosphodiesterase, which produces MLTIYNCIANAHDLRLVGLAAVICAIASVTAVTLLRHARNAEGGMSYLWLGVSAISTGFGIWATHFVAMLAFTPGIPSGYNIVLTAVSLVAAILLTGTGLAIALIPNVRIAPAVGGSVVAGGIAAMHYTGMAAFEVQATMHWDVALVISSIVVGGALGALALPVALHSDGASWRIGGALLLTLAICSHHFTAMSAVTIIPDSSIAISPLSVPAPWLALGVALISFAIIGLAVGGIALDIRDRRRTDLEADRMLGLANAAIEGLIVCDGDTIVTVNNSFAALACASTESFAGKRLDACFPDDLPRAGLISRPDQPVEASLRAGRGLPVPVELIQRQIDFAGRPHQVIAVRDLRARKEAEQHIRFLAHHDALTGLSNRSYFNDRVDAEIANMQPGRKHAILCLDLDRFKEVNDLFGHAAGDNVLQTVAAHVGSLLDDGQVMARLGGDEFAILMPNIRHNAAAEKMAQRVLEILRERDDASELGSVSSSIGIALYPDDADDRESVLAHADTALYRAKSDGRATYRFYETGMGDAVRDRRMLEHDLRGAVAGDQMSLVYQPQEGMQRGAVIGFEALLRWTHPTRGMVSPAIFIPIAEETGSILEIGEWVMRTACTEAARWKRPLTIAVNVSAVQIYHDNFVPMVHQILLETGLVPSRLELEITETALIRDLNRALSALRRIKALGVRIAMDDFGTGYSSLSNLRAFPFDKIKIDGSFIKSVNNNGQAATIVRAVVGLGRGLGLPVLAEGVETEAELKFLNEEKCDEVQGYLLGKPASIDHFAHVTEGLPQQSPISVDAQVA
- a CDS encoding LysR family transcriptional regulator; translated protein: MDWDKLKVFHAAAEAGSFTHAGEQLGLSQSAVSRQVSALEQELAVSLFHRHARGLILTEQGDLLFRTAHDVFMQLQAARAKLTDSRERPSGDLKVTTTPGVGINWLIPRLGEFTALYPEIRISLIVTDEELDLSMREADVAIRTRKPTQPDLIQRKLFAMGFHAYCSPEYIKHFGTPRTLDELDGHRIIMLSDAQVSPHLQNRSWLIDAGRNGNGPREAYFKVNNILGLMRACQQGLGIAALPDYLVEENDRLVQLFSESDSIQLDTYFVYPEELKTVARVQVFRDFIVSKAQRWPS
- the trxB gene encoding thioredoxin-disulfide reductase, which translates into the protein MAAAIHAKVVIIGSGPAGYTAAIYAARAMLEPILIQGIQPGGQLTITTDVENYPGFADVVQGPWLMEQMEKQAHHVGTKIVTDLVTHLDLSQRPFRLTCDSGDSYIAETVILATGAQARWLGLPSEDAFQGGGVSACATCDGFFYRGKEVVVVGGGNTAVEEALFLTNFASQVTIVHRRDHFRAERILQERLFKHPKIKVVWDSAIDEICGTQGPAKVTHVRLKNVKTGVTTELPADGVFIAIGHAPATELVKGQLKLKPSGYVEVAANSTATSVPGVFAAGDVADETYRQAVTAAGMGCMAALEAERFLAAHAHDRAAAE
- a CDS encoding heavy metal translocating P-type ATPase, encoding MSVDPATAKHRLTYRDQEYFFCSARCRERFKADPESFLKPKEPAPPVPAGTIYTCPMHPEVRQEGPGSCPICGMALEPEQISLDDKPDPELVDMTRRFWIALALTLPVFVLEMGAHLGLMHLVSQTTSNWISLVLATPVVLWAGAPFFERGWRSVVTRNLNMFTLIAMGTGVAWVYSVVATLTPGVFPAAFRDHHGAVAVYFEAAAVITVLVLLGQVLELRARNQTSGAIRALLGLAPKTARRIGKDGDEDIAIDAIAIGDLLRVRPGEKIPVDGVVTEGHSSVDESMVTGESMPVSKVEGARVIGGTVNQSGGLVLQADKIGRDTMLSRIVDMVAKAQRSRAPIQRLADRVAGWFVPAVLVVAVIAFIAWATLGPEPRLAFALVAAVTVLIIACPCALGLATPMSIMVGVGRGAHAGILVRDAQALERLERIDTIVIDKTGTLTEGKPKLVGITPADGFSESDLLQLAASIERSSEHPLAQAIVDEAKQRNVLLSDASDFASPSGKGAWGVVDGKRVALGNAMLMSELKVDTTPCDDVAEQARQNGATAIFVAVDDRVAGVMAIADPVKPSAQGALEKLRADGLRVVMLTGDNATTAKAVAKTLKIDEVEAGVLPERKSDVVTRLRDEGLRIAMVGDGVNDAPALAAADVGIAMGTGTDVAIESAGVTLLAGDLMGLVRARELSKAVMSNIRQNLAFAFIYNVAGVPVAAGLLYPVFGLLLSPMVAAAAMALSSVSVIGNALRLAKIRLD
- a CDS encoding ParA family protein — encoded protein: MNVIVLASRKGGSGKSTLAAHLAAQVHKPTRSCLLIDADPQGSLTLWHKLRGTNEPPLKVANRSVSEIIAAAKRDGVEWVFIDTPPNTSAVVDDAIKNATMVIIPARPGVFDVDAVQATIQSCRSARKPYAVVINGAPARRDESESRIVSLAREALAKFKAPVWSGQITNRADLLLALGQGEGAREYSADGRAASEISKLWSAIERSIKAIRGQASASGAMHKQAA